A single region of the Solwaraspora sp. WMMD406 genome encodes:
- a CDS encoding carotenoid biosynthesis protein, which yields MTVRRALPWTLLVLLVLAQIGYPLTSGTTRAALTVATVAVGFLLSMTHALLTRGLRTAVAVLVVTTGGGLAVEACGVATGFPFGGYDYAGTLGPKLLGVPVVIPLAWTWMAWPAWLVAVRLTRAARSRGGTLARIVVAGVGLASWDLFLDPQMVAEGHWTWQDTSLALPGVPDIPVGNYLGWLVVAVTMMALLHLTAGSPARRPAGSTDAPMYALYLWTYLASVLAHAVFLGLPASAGWGALGMGLVAVPLTVALTRARRTS from the coding sequence GTGACCGTACGGCGGGCGCTGCCGTGGACACTGCTGGTGCTGCTGGTGCTGGCCCAGATCGGCTATCCGCTCACCTCGGGTACGACCCGGGCCGCGCTGACCGTCGCCACGGTCGCGGTCGGTTTCCTGCTGTCGATGACCCACGCGCTGCTCACCCGGGGTCTCCGTACTGCCGTCGCGGTGCTGGTGGTGACCACCGGCGGCGGTCTGGCTGTCGAGGCCTGCGGGGTGGCGACCGGGTTCCCGTTCGGTGGGTACGACTATGCCGGCACCCTCGGTCCGAAGCTGCTCGGCGTACCGGTGGTGATCCCGCTGGCCTGGACCTGGATGGCGTGGCCGGCGTGGCTGGTGGCGGTACGGCTGACCCGGGCGGCCCGCTCGCGCGGCGGGACGCTGGCCCGGATCGTGGTCGCCGGAGTGGGCCTGGCCAGCTGGGACCTGTTCCTGGACCCGCAGATGGTCGCCGAAGGCCACTGGACCTGGCAGGACACCTCGCTGGCCCTGCCCGGCGTGCCAGACATCCCGGTCGGCAACTACCTCGGCTGGCTGGTCGTGGCGGTGACGATGATGGCGCTGCTGCACCTCACCGCCGGGTCTCCCGCCCGCCGGCCGGCAGGGTCCACCGACGCCCCGATGTACGCGTTGTACCTGTGGACGTACCTGGCCAGTGTCCTGGCCCACGCGGTCTTCCTCGGTCTGCCCGCGTCCGCCGGCTGGGGTGCGCTGGGCATGGGTCTGGTCGCGGTCCCGCTGACGGTGGCGCTGACGCGTGCCCGCCGCACCAGCTGA
- a CDS encoding glycosyltransferase family 2 protein, with amino-acid sequence MNGWTVAVAVGVVAVLAGLTGLTVVNATRWLRRPVSAAHDDVTEPVSILLPLRDEADRVTPCLRALRAQRQLADWEIVVLDDGSSDGTADVVADVAGADPRVRLLTGVEPPPGWLGKPHACHQLAEAATAPGRAGGVLVFVDADVVLAPHAVAAAVRTLRAVPAQLLSPYPRIVADGAGQRLVQPLLQWTWLTFLPLRAMERSPRTSLAAAGGQFLVVDRAAYRRAGGHAAVRDQVLEDIGLARAVKRTGGRIALADGSGLADCRMYGSWRELSAGYTKSLWASLPSPIGAAAVVGALTTLYVLPLLLALTGLGALVTGLGPAGPAAGLVGAGFTGYALGVAGRVVAARATGGRGWPDGLAHPVSVALLGWLVIRSYHLRNRRRLSWRGRPVTMPPTAGP; translated from the coding sequence GTGAACGGGTGGACCGTCGCCGTCGCCGTCGGCGTCGTCGCGGTCCTCGCCGGGCTGACCGGGCTGACCGTGGTCAACGCCACCCGCTGGTTGCGCCGGCCGGTGTCGGCCGCCCACGACGACGTCACCGAACCGGTGTCGATCCTGCTGCCGCTGCGCGACGAGGCCGACCGGGTGACGCCGTGCCTGCGGGCGCTGCGCGCCCAGCGGCAGCTGGCCGACTGGGAGATCGTCGTGCTCGACGACGGATCGAGCGACGGCACCGCCGACGTGGTCGCCGACGTGGCCGGCGCCGACCCCCGGGTCCGGCTGCTGACCGGTGTCGAGCCGCCGCCCGGTTGGCTGGGCAAGCCGCACGCCTGCCACCAACTGGCCGAGGCCGCGACGGCACCGGGCCGGGCGGGCGGCGTACTCGTGTTCGTCGACGCCGACGTCGTCCTCGCGCCGCACGCGGTCGCGGCCGCGGTGCGAACCCTGCGGGCGGTGCCGGCGCAGCTGCTCAGCCCGTACCCCCGGATCGTGGCCGACGGGGCCGGGCAGCGTCTGGTCCAGCCGTTGCTGCAGTGGACCTGGCTGACCTTCCTGCCGTTGCGGGCGATGGAGCGTTCGCCACGGACGTCGCTGGCTGCCGCCGGTGGGCAGTTCCTGGTGGTCGACCGGGCCGCGTACCGGCGGGCCGGCGGGCACGCCGCCGTCCGTGACCAGGTGCTGGAGGACATCGGGCTGGCCCGGGCGGTCAAACGCACCGGTGGCCGGATCGCCCTGGCCGACGGCTCCGGCCTGGCCGACTGCCGGATGTACGGGTCGTGGCGGGAACTGTCGGCCGGCTACACCAAGTCGCTGTGGGCGTCGCTGCCGTCCCCGATCGGCGCGGCCGCCGTCGTCGGCGCGCTGACGACGTTGTACGTCCTGCCGCTGCTGCTGGCGCTGACCGGACTGGGCGCGCTGGTCACCGGGCTCGGGCCGGCCGGGCCCGCCGCCGGCCTGGTCGGGGCCGGGTTCACCGGGTACGCCCTCGGTGTCGCCGGCCGGGTCGTCGCCGCCCGGGCCACCGGCGGGCGCGGCTGGCCGGACGGATTGGCACACCCGGTCTCGGTCGCGCTGCTCGGCTGGCTCGTGATCCGGTCTTACCATCTGCGCAACCGGCGACGCCTGTCGTGGCGCGGCCGACCGGTGACCATGCCGCCAACCGCAGGTCCGTAG
- a CDS encoding GNAT family N-acetyltransferase, with amino-acid sequence MRLLPWLPDDLLRRLDDVVSVYGEAMNYRSELLEVRRGYIATHVRRPGFRAVATLTTDGQLAGFGYGYHSAAGQWWHDQVRGALSRPDRRIWLTDCFEVVELHVRPQAQGHGIGAHQLRTLLAQADGATTLLSTPEADEQRSRAWRLYRRFGFVDLLRDFHFPGDERAFAVLGRTLPLPPPDAAGR; translated from the coding sequence ATGAGGCTGTTGCCATGGCTGCCCGACGACCTGCTCCGGCGGCTCGACGACGTGGTGAGCGTATACGGCGAGGCGATGAACTACCGGTCCGAGCTGCTGGAGGTCCGCCGCGGCTACATCGCCACCCACGTCCGGCGGCCCGGTTTCCGGGCCGTGGCCACCCTCACCACCGACGGCCAACTCGCCGGCTTCGGCTACGGCTACCACTCGGCCGCCGGCCAGTGGTGGCACGATCAGGTACGCGGCGCGCTGAGCCGGCCCGACCGGCGGATCTGGCTGACCGACTGCTTCGAGGTGGTCGAGTTGCACGTCCGGCCGCAGGCGCAGGGCCACGGAATCGGCGCGCACCAACTGCGTACCCTGCTCGCCCAAGCCGACGGCGCGACCACGTTGCTGTCCACCCCGGAGGCCGACGAGCAGCGGTCCCGGGCCTGGCGGCTGTACCGGCGCTTCGGTTTCGTCGACCTCCTGCGGGACTTCCACTTCCCCGGCGACGAGCGGGCCTTCGCCGTACTCGGGCGGACCCTGCCGCTGCCCCCGCCCGACGCCGCCGGTCGGTAG
- a CDS encoding YbaK/EbsC family protein: MQKTHPNVQAVQYALEAARARDGSGAAAKVQLLPDAVHTAAAAAAALDVEVGQIANSLIFDADGEPLLVLTSGAHRVDTAKVAAELGVTALRRATPEFVREHTGQPIGGVAPIGHPKPVRTLVDTALRQYPEVWAAGGVPRAVFPTTYAELLRITAGTAATVA, from the coding sequence ATGCAGAAGACACACCCGAACGTGCAGGCGGTGCAGTACGCGCTGGAGGCGGCCCGGGCCCGGGACGGTTCCGGCGCGGCCGCCAAGGTGCAGCTGCTGCCGGACGCCGTACACACGGCGGCGGCGGCCGCCGCCGCGCTCGACGTCGAGGTCGGCCAGATCGCCAACTCGTTGATCTTCGACGCGGACGGCGAACCGCTGCTGGTGCTCACCTCCGGCGCGCACCGGGTGGACACCGCCAAGGTCGCCGCCGAACTGGGCGTCACCGCGCTGCGCCGGGCCACCCCGGAGTTCGTCCGGGAACACACCGGGCAACCCATCGGTGGCGTCGCCCCGATCGGGCACCCCAAGCCGGTCCGTACCCTGGTCGACACCGCTTTGCGGCAGTACCCGGAGGTCTGGGCGGCCGGCGGGGTGCCGCGCGCGGTCTTCCCGACCACCTACGCCGAGCTGCTGCGGATCACCGCCGGGACCGCCGCCACCGTCGCGTGA
- a CDS encoding NUDIX hydrolase, giving the protein MPGYRMRVAAYAVCVDEGQLLLARFVSPGGTRRHWTLPGGKVEHGEDPVDAVVREVAEETGYQVEVESLLGVDSRTVPAQRRLPGRVERHNLGVFYRVRVVAGALRPEVGGSTDLAEWVPLTQVPQLTRAVIIDVGLELDRTRPPSGHVAPVQVHGLLRH; this is encoded by the coding sequence ATGCCTGGTTACCGGATGCGGGTGGCCGCCTACGCGGTCTGTGTCGACGAGGGGCAGCTACTGCTCGCCCGGTTCGTCTCGCCGGGGGGTACCCGGCGACACTGGACGCTGCCGGGCGGCAAGGTCGAACACGGCGAGGATCCGGTGGACGCGGTGGTCCGGGAGGTGGCCGAGGAGACCGGCTACCAGGTCGAGGTGGAGTCGCTGCTCGGCGTGGATTCCCGTACCGTGCCCGCGCAGCGGCGGCTACCCGGCCGGGTGGAGCGGCACAACCTGGGAGTCTTCTACCGGGTCCGGGTCGTCGCCGGCGCGTTGCGGCCCGAAGTCGGCGGCTCCACCGACCTGGCCGAGTGGGTGCCGCTGACGCAGGTGCCGCAGCTGACCAGGGCGGTGATCATCGACGTGGGCCTGGAGCTCGACCGGACCCGCCCGCCCAGCGGACATGTCGCCCCGGTCCAGGTACACGGACTGCTGCGGCACTAG
- a CDS encoding monooxygenase: MNVPDLVTLHVWRLPRRRLLRAPPRMALDARRLRRTPGVGFAKLLGTGTGTGFGPTDADPLRWSAVVAWDDPAAATGFDASPVGRAWRRIAQAQVRVELRPIVSHGRWSGVEPFGAPHGRRVAADQPVLALTRARLRPTRAVTFWRSIAPVAAALRDADGLYCRFGIGEAPIGWQGTISLWRSTADLTRFAYRHPQHRAAIAQTPVRRWYAEELFARFEVLDIVGDRTVLGWDGADEDEDGACGAGRT, from the coding sequence GTGAACGTCCCCGACCTGGTCACCCTGCACGTCTGGCGGCTGCCCCGCCGGCGGCTGCTCCGCGCGCCGCCCCGGATGGCGCTGGACGCGCGGCGGCTACGCCGTACCCCCGGGGTGGGGTTCGCCAAGCTGCTCGGCACCGGAACCGGCACCGGATTCGGCCCGACCGACGCCGATCCGCTGCGCTGGTCGGCCGTGGTGGCGTGGGACGACCCCGCCGCCGCCACGGGTTTCGACGCCAGCCCGGTCGGTCGGGCCTGGCGGCGGATCGCCCAGGCCCAGGTCCGGGTCGAGCTACGGCCGATCGTCAGCCACGGCCGCTGGTCGGGGGTGGAACCGTTCGGTGCCCCGCACGGTCGGCGGGTCGCCGCCGATCAGCCGGTCCTGGCGTTGACCCGGGCCCGGCTGCGACCAACCCGGGCGGTGACGTTCTGGCGTTCCATCGCCCCGGTCGCCGCCGCCCTGCGCGACGCAGACGGGCTGTACTGCCGGTTCGGCATCGGTGAGGCGCCGATCGGTTGGCAGGGCACCATTTCCCTGTGGCGCAGTACGGCGGACCTCACCCGGTTCGCGTACCGTCACCCGCAGCACCGGGCGGCGATCGCCCAGACCCCGGTGCGACGCTGGTACGCCGAGGAGCTGTTCGCCCGGTTCGAGGTGCTCGACATCGTCGGCGACCGCACCGTGCTGGGCTGGGACGGCGCAGACGAGGACGAGGACGGAGCATGCGGTGCTGGCAGGACATGA